Within Microbaculum marinisediminis, the genomic segment CGTGGGAAGAAACGCTCGACGGCCTGAAGCAGGGACTCATCGATGGTGCAGAGACTTGGATGTCGGCGGTCGCCGCCTTCAACATGACCCCAGTGGTCTCGCAGGCCGTCGATCTGCGGTTCTTCTGTGGTGCCGAGCATGCCGCCATGAACCTCGACGTTTTCGAGAAGCTGGAGCCGGAGTACCAGGACGCGATCATGGAGTCCGCGTACCTCACCCAGGCCCGCATTCAGGGAACGCACGAGGCGGCGCTGGTGAACCTGATCGGCGCCACCAACCCGCCGATCCCGGGCACGGTGTTCGACGAATATGGTGTGCGCGTTGCCACTCTGCCCGATCAGGAGATCGAGAAGGCCGAGAAGATGTGCGCGCCCGAATACGTCCCGGGCCCATGGGAGCAGTGGCGCGAGCGGATCAACGGCTGGGCCAATGGCCAGGACGTCTACAAGGAAATCCACGCGATCGCGCGGGAGATCCCGAAGGACACGCTGGTGCAGGACGTCTCGCCGCGGCGCTGGTGGAACGCCTGATAGTCGCGACGGGCGGCGCGGTCTCCAGGTCGCGCCGCCAACCGCCCTGGACGCGCGTCTGAAACCCGTCCGACGAGGCGCATAGCAATGGGAGGCCGAGCTTGAAGAAAATCATACATTGGCTCGACAGCAACATCGAACCGATCCTCATGAATATCGCCTACGTGGTGATGGCCGTGCTGGTTTTCGAACAGGTCGTGCTGAGGTTCGTATTCAAGACGCAGATCGCCTGGAGTTCCGCTGTCGCGATCTACATGTTCATCGCGGTGACGTGGCTGGGGGCAGCCTATAATGTGCGTCAGCGCTCGCACCTGAACTTCGGCGAGGTCCGCTCGGTCCTCCCCTACGGCGCCCAGTTCGTCTGCCTGATCCTCGACGCGGTGCTCTGGGTCTCTCTGGCAGGGGTGGTGATCTACTACGCCGTCGACCAGATCGAACTGCTGCAGATGAACTTCGCGTTCGTGCCGGGTACGAGCGACCTCATGCAGTGGTGGTTCTACCTGATCATGCCGTTTGGCTGGGGCCTGATCGTGCTTCGCGCGCTGCAAAACCTCTGGCAGGACATCGGTCATTACCGACGGCGCGAGCCCTTCTTGCTCGGCTCGCCTTCGATGGTGGAAAAGGGATAGTCATGGAAGGCGAACTCATTGCCCTCATCTCGGTTTCGGCGATTGTCCTGTTCGTCATCGGCGTCCCGATCTTTCTGATCATCGCCCACTGGGTCCTCTGGACCAGTGTGGTGACCGATTTCACACTCGCCAATCTCAGCCTCACCCTTTTCGAGGGGATCAACTTCTTCGGGCTGCTGGCCCTGCCGCTGTTCATCCTGACAGGCGACATCATCAATGCGGCCGGGATCGCCAAGCGGCTGACCGACTTTGCCTATGCCATGCTCGGCTGGGTGCGCGGCGGCCTCGGCCTCGCGGCACTGGCTGCGTGCGGCATGTTCGCGGCGATCTCCGGCTCGAATGCCGCGACGACGGCCACGATCGGCTCGATCATGTACAAGGACCTGAAAGAGGGCCAGTACGACAGTCGCTTCTCGGCGGCGACGCTTGCCTCGGGCGGTGTCGTCGGGATCATCATCCCGCCGTCGATCATCTTTGTGATCTACGGGTTCCTCCTGAACCTGCCGATCGGCGACCTGTTCATGGCGGGCCTGTTGCCCGGTGCGCTGATGATCGTCGGCATGCAGGCCGTTTGCCTTGTGATGTCGTGGAAGTTCGGCTGGGGCAAGGTCATCCCGTTTCAGATCGGCAATTGCGTGCGTACCGGTTTCCGCAGCTACCTGGGGTTCGCCGCCATCGCAATCGTCCTGCTCGGTATCTACGGGGGTATCTTCTCACCTACGGAAGCCGCGGCGATGACGGCGGTGTTCGGGCTGGTTGCGGGCATAGCGGTCACGCGCGAGATCAAGCTGCGCGACGTCCCGAAGATCCTGCTGCATTCCGGGCAGATCGCCGGGCTGCTCGTCCCGCTGGTCGCTGTGTCGATCGTGATGCAGCAGATCCTTTCGATCATCGGGGCCCCGGCGTTCGTAGCCGGGATGTTCGACGGCGTCGGTGGATACTACGCGACACTGTTTATCTGCATGGCAATGATCATCGTCGCTGGCTGCTTCCTGGAGAGCGTGCCGGTTGTGATCATTCTGGCGCCGATTCTTGCGCCGATCGCCTACGGGATCGGCGTCGATCCGGTTCACTTCGCGATCGTGTTCGTAGTCGGCACTGCCATCGGCTTCATTACCCCGCCGTTCGGCCTCAACCTGTTCGTGGCGAGCAGCACGACCGGACTTCCTTTCCTGAGGATCGTGCCATTCGTGGTGCCGTACTTCATCATTCTCATGCTCGCCTGGTTTGCCATCGTCGGTTTTCCCGCGCTTTCGACCTACCTGCCGTCGATCAGCGGGATGTAACGCTGCCAACCGTTCTCGCTTCCCCGCCCGACCTTTTCCGGGCGGGGAAAAACGGGGCGGCCAAACGGGAGGGGTATCATCACCTATCCGGACCTATGATCGGCGTTTCCGGGCGAATCGTGCGTCGACCACACCTTCCCTCATTTTGCGGTCGGGGCCGGAGGGGCGTGGTGTATGAGCCGCTCGGACAGCGTCCTCTCCAATCGACTGCACCGGCAACCCTGTCTCTCTCGCCAACAGCGGCGCGGAATTCTGGATGGCTGGACGAGCCGTCGTAGGCATCGCCGGCTGACACGAGTGTCGAACAGGTCGTTCGTGGATATGCCTGCGCACTCCAACCGGGCCTGGCAATACGACCAGTCGGGCCCGCACGGCGAAATCTGCCCGGTCGCATGGTCGGGCTCCCGGAACTCCGCGTAGACCCCGTCTCGCGCTGGTACCTCACTGCTCTTTTGGGGGAGACAATCAAGTGCTGCCATTCTGGGATCAGGTGCTGTTCCTCGGTATCGTGGCACTGGGCTGCTATACGCAGGCGATCACTGGTTTCGCCCTCGGGCTTATCGTGGTGGCGTTCGCGACCCTGTTCGGCATCATGTCGATCGAACAGGCCTCAATCGTCGTGACGATCATTACGCTGTCGAATGCGAGCGTTGCTTTGGGTCGAAGCGGTTGCCAGGTGCAGTGGAGCCGAGCGGTTCCCGTGATTTTGGCGGCGGCACCTGCGACTTATTTCGGGCTGGTCCTGCTGAGTCTGTTGGGGACCGAGAGCATGGGTCTGCTGCGGTTGCTGCTCGGCGTGACCATCGTTGGGAGCAGCCTGCTGCTGGTTTTCAATCCGCGACCCATGACGCGAGAATCGAGCCGGACGTCGTTCGGACTCCTCGGCGCCGTCGCTGGGGTGCTGGGAGGACTGTTCGCGGCGTCCGGTCCACCCTTGATCTTCCACTTCTACCGGCAGCCGCTCAAGCTCTCGATGATCCGGGACTCGCTGCTCCTGGTGTTCCTGGTGCTCGCGACGGAACGGATCGGCTTTCTGGTGTTACGCGGCGAGATGCCGTTCGACGCCATCGTCCAAGCGGTCGTGGCGCTCCCGGTGACGGTTGCGTTCACGCTCCTCGGCGCGAAACTGTCGCCACCTCTTGGTGAAACGGCGATGCGGCGCGCGGCGTTCATCCTACTGCTGTTCGCGGGGTTGGGCGTGATGGCCCCTGTTCTGCTGAGTAGTTGAGGCCTGAGCGGTACTTTGGTTGCAGGTCTATTCGATGGCCCCGGCGGCGGGGCTGACCAGCAAGAGGGCGACCAGATCGGCCTGGCGGCTGGTGCCGGTCTTCTGGAACAGATTGCGCAAATGAAAGGCCACGGTCGTTGGAGCGATTCCCAGGTCGGCGGCGATGTCCGCCGGCCTCGAGCCGCCAGCCAATGCGGCCGCGATTTTCGCCTCGGTCGGGGTGAGGGCGAAGAGCGCGCACAACGTGCTCCGAGACAAGGACGGGCGTTGTTCGGGGTCTGAGAGAAACAGAACCGCTGCGGTTTCCCGGGACGTAGCGCCGGCAGGGTCCGACAGGGCGGAGGCCAGTACCATCAGATCGCGCTGGCCGGAGTGGCGGGGCACGGAGAGGCTGGCCAGATCCTCGACGTCATTCGGTGCGGGCGTGCATTTCTCGCGAACCAGATTGTTGAGGGCCGTATTGGTTGGCGCGTGGTCAGTCCAGATCCTGGCGTCGATATTGAGCCCGTCCTCGCGCGCAGCCATGTCGTGCGCGGCGCGGTTGGCGAAGAGCACGCGGCACTGACTGTCGACAAGCGCGATCCCGAGGGCCAGGCGGTCGAGCACCTGCCGTATCCCGGCGGTTGGCGCATCGGCTCCCGTCGAGGCCAGATGCGGAACCGATGCGCGGAGGGCTTCGAGGACCGCGTCGTTTCGCGCGCGGATCCGATTCACCTGCCGCAGCCGGGCTTCGATCGTGGCCAGCATCAAGTCGTAGTCGATGGGCTTGACCAGATAGTCATCTGCCCCGGCTCGCTTGCCCTGAACGATTTCGCGCGGGCTTGCGAGTGCGGTGAGGAACAGGAAGGGCGTTTCCGCGAGGTCGGGGTGACGTCCGCGCAGCGTCTCGAGCACCCCATAACCATCGAGGCCGGGCAAGCCAATGTCGCACAGGACGAGATCGGGATGCGTCGTTTCCAGGCTGGACAGGGCTTGCTCGCCGCTTTCCGCCGTGATCACCGTATAGCCCGCGTCGGTGAGTTCCTCTGCTAGATCGGAAAGCAGCTCGGCCTCGTCCTCGATGCACAGGATGACGGCCCGGCTTCCGGCGGGCCGGGAGGTGGTTGTGTCCATTTCTATCCTTCGGGGCGATCTGGAACCTTGGCGCTCGCAGTGGCGCCCAAGAGGGGGAGGACAAGGGCAAAGACGGTCCCGTCGCGTCCGGAGTCCACAAGCTCGACGTCTCCCCCCTGCATGCGTGCCAGCGCGCGCGCCATGTAGAGCCCGACGCCGATACCGACCTTGCCCGCGGAATTCCGACCCCGAAAATAGCGTTCGAAGAGTTTGTCCCTGTCGGCGTCGGGGATCGGGTCGCCTTCGCTGTGTACTAGGCAGTGGACATGGGTCGGGCTCGCCTCGATATCAACGCGCACTGGTGCTTGCGGCGGTGAATACTTGACGGCGTTGGAGACGAGATTGGCCAGCGCGTGCTCCGCATGGGCCGGATCGCACATCACCGACAAGGCGGTATCGGTCGCCGGCTTGAAGACAATTTCCCGGTCCGATGTTTCCTCCCGCTGACGTGCGCAGACCGCCGCAACGAGGGCATTGATCTCGCAAGGTCCGCTGGACAGCTCGATCTGCCCCGCGTCGAGCCGGGCAGCATCAAGCGTGCTTTCGACCAGG encodes:
- a CDS encoding response regulator, with product MDTTTSRPAGSRAVILCIEDEAELLSDLAEELTDAGYTVITAESGEQALSSLETTHPDLVLCDIGLPGLDGYGVLETLRGRHPDLAETPFLFLTALASPREIVQGKRAGADDYLVKPIDYDLMLATIEARLRQVNRIRARNDAVLEALRASVPHLASTGADAPTAGIRQVLDRLALGIALVDSQCRVLFANRAAHDMAAREDGLNIDARIWTDHAPTNTALNNLVREKCTPAPNDVEDLASLSVPRHSGQRDLMVLASALSDPAGATSRETAAVLFLSDPEQRPSLSRSTLCALFALTPTEAKIAAALAGGSRPADIAADLGIAPTTVAFHLRNLFQKTGTSRQADLVALLLVSPAAGAIE
- a CDS encoding TRAP transporter small permease, with amino-acid sequence MKKIIHWLDSNIEPILMNIAYVVMAVLVFEQVVLRFVFKTQIAWSSAVAIYMFIAVTWLGAAYNVRQRSHLNFGEVRSVLPYGAQFVCLILDAVLWVSLAGVVIYYAVDQIELLQMNFAFVPGTSDLMQWWFYLIMPFGWGLIVLRALQNLWQDIGHYRRREPFLLGSPSMVEKG
- a CDS encoding sulfite exporter TauE/SafE family protein, translated to MLPFWDQVLFLGIVALGCYTQAITGFALGLIVVAFATLFGIMSIEQASIVVTIITLSNASVALGRSGCQVQWSRAVPVILAAAPATYFGLVLLSLLGTESMGLLRLLLGVTIVGSSLLLVFNPRPMTRESSRTSFGLLGAVAGVLGGLFAASGPPLIFHFYRQPLKLSMIRDSLLLVFLVLATERIGFLVLRGEMPFDAIVQAVVALPVTVAFTLLGAKLSPPLGETAMRRAAFILLLFAGLGVMAPVLLSS
- a CDS encoding TRAP transporter large permease; this encodes MEGELIALISVSAIVLFVIGVPIFLIIAHWVLWTSVVTDFTLANLSLTLFEGINFFGLLALPLFILTGDIINAAGIAKRLTDFAYAMLGWVRGGLGLAALAACGMFAAISGSNAATTATIGSIMYKDLKEGQYDSRFSAATLASGGVVGIIIPPSIIFVIYGFLLNLPIGDLFMAGLLPGALMIVGMQAVCLVMSWKFGWGKVIPFQIGNCVRTGFRSYLGFAAIAIVLLGIYGGIFSPTEAAAMTAVFGLVAGIAVTREIKLRDVPKILLHSGQIAGLLVPLVAVSIVMQQILSIIGAPAFVAGMFDGVGGYYATLFICMAMIIVAGCFLESVPVVIILAPILAPIAYGIGVDPVHFAIVFVVGTAIGFITPPFGLNLFVASSTTGLPFLRIVPFVVPYFIILMLAWFAIVGFPALSTYLPSISGM